In one Sporosarcina sp. 6E9 genomic region, the following are encoded:
- the groL gene encoding chaperonin GroEL (60 kDa chaperone family; promotes refolding of misfolded polypeptides especially under stressful conditions; forms two stacked rings of heptamers to form a barrel-shaped 14mer; ends can be capped by GroES; misfolded proteins enter the barrel where they are refolded when GroES binds): MAKEIKFNEDARSAMQRGVDKLADTVKVTLGPKGRNVVLEKAFGSPLITNDGVTIAREIELEDKFEDMGAKLVAEVASKTNEIAGDGTTTATVLAQAMISEGLKNVTAGANPVGIRKGIELAVKEAVGQLTVISKPIEEKESIAQVAAISSGDEEVGKLIADAMERVGNDGVITIEESKGFTTELDVVEGMQFDRGYASAYMATDTDKMEAVLDNPYILITDKKITNIQEILPVLEQVVQQGKPLLMIAEDVEGEALATLVVNKLRGTFNAVAVKAPGFGDRRKAMLEDIAILTGGELITEDLGLDLKETQITQLGTASKVVVTKDHTTIVEGAGDADQISGRVNQIRTQLEETTSEFDKEKLQERLAKLSGGVAVIKVGAATETELKERKLRIEDALNSTRAAVEEGIVSGGGTALVNVYKKVEELTETTEGDVATGVKIVLRALEEPVRQIANNAGLEGSIVVDRLKREEIGIGFDAAEGNWVNMMDAGIVDPTKVTRYALQNAASVAAMFLTTEAVVANIPQENAGGGMPDMGGMGGMGGMM, from the coding sequence ATGGCTAAAGAAATTAAATTTAATGAAGATGCTCGTAGTGCAATGCAACGTGGGGTAGATAAGCTTGCAGATACGGTTAAAGTAACACTAGGACCAAAAGGACGTAACGTCGTTCTTGAGAAAGCATTCGGTTCACCACTTATTACAAATGATGGTGTAACGATTGCTCGTGAAATCGAACTTGAAGACAAATTTGAAGATATGGGTGCAAAACTCGTAGCTGAAGTTGCTTCAAAAACAAACGAAATCGCTGGTGACGGAACGACAACTGCAACAGTTCTTGCGCAAGCAATGATTAGCGAAGGTCTTAAAAACGTAACAGCTGGTGCAAATCCAGTTGGAATCCGTAAAGGAATCGAGCTAGCGGTTAAAGAAGCTGTTGGACAGTTAACAGTTATTTCAAAACCAATCGAAGAGAAAGAGTCCATCGCACAAGTTGCTGCTATTTCTTCAGGTGATGAAGAAGTTGGTAAGCTAATTGCGGATGCAATGGAGCGCGTTGGAAACGACGGCGTTATTACAATCGAAGAATCAAAAGGATTTACAACTGAACTTGACGTTGTAGAAGGCATGCAGTTTGACCGTGGCTATGCTTCAGCATATATGGCAACAGATACGGATAAAATGGAAGCAGTTCTTGACAACCCATATATTTTAATCACAGATAAAAAGATTACAAATATCCAGGAGATCTTACCTGTTCTTGAGCAAGTTGTTCAACAAGGTAAGCCACTTCTAATGATTGCGGAAGACGTTGAAGGGGAAGCACTTGCAACACTTGTTGTAAACAAACTTCGCGGTACGTTTAACGCAGTAGCAGTTAAAGCACCAGGATTTGGTGATCGTCGTAAAGCAATGCTTGAAGACATCGCTATTCTTACAGGCGGCGAACTGATTACAGAAGATCTTGGACTTGACCTGAAAGAAACACAAATCACACAACTTGGAACAGCTTCAAAAGTTGTTGTTACGAAAGATCACACGACAATTGTAGAAGGTGCTGGAGATGCAGATCAAATCTCAGGCCGTGTCAATCAAATCCGTACGCAACTTGAAGAAACAACTTCTGAGTTCGATAAAGAAAAACTACAAGAGCGCCTAGCGAAACTTTCTGGCGGTGTTGCAGTCATCAAAGTTGGCGCAGCGACTGAAACTGAGTTGAAAGAGCGTAAACTTCGTATTGAAGACGCATTAAACTCAACACGTGCAGCTGTTGAAGAAGGAATCGTTTCTGGTGGGGGAACTGCACTCGTTAACGTTTACAAGAAAGTAGAAGAACTAACTGAAACGACTGAAGGCGACGTCGCAACTGGCGTTAAGATTGTTCTTCGCGCACTAGAAGAACCAGTTCGCCAAATCGCTAACAACGCAGGCCTTGAAGGGTCAATCGTTGTTGATCGTCTGAAGCGTGAAGAAATCGGTATCGGTTTCGACGCGGCAGAAGGCAACTGGGTAAACATGATGGATGCAGGTATCGTTGACCCAACTAAGGTTACACGTTACGCACTTCAAAACGCAGCATCTGTTGCAGCAATGTTCCTAACAACTGAAGCAGTAGTTGCAAACATTCCACAAGAAAATGCTGGCGGCGGAATGCCAGATATGGGCGGCATGGGTGGAATGGGCGGCATGATGTAA
- a CDS encoding CPBP family intramembrane glutamic endopeptidase, with product MKNWKIYLYLIFTYVIMQIGSVFLVKPIFQYFKGNPSLTAQEAEYHGIAWSLFTANTLAAIIFLLLIFTRKKFFHVFKGKPASVGSTILWGILGFFLALFGQMAAAFIEQLIGIEPGSENTAFLSEIAKVSPIIIICIVFFAPLLEEIIFRRVIFGGLYQKTNFIIAALISGLIFAAVHGELQHLLIYLAPGLVFSFVYYKTKRLITPMISHLLMNGLVVTIQLNYEKLEQLQNMHQSFISFLLG from the coding sequence TTGAAAAACTGGAAAATTTATTTATACCTGATCTTCACGTATGTCATTATGCAAATCGGCAGTGTGTTTTTAGTAAAGCCGATTTTTCAATACTTTAAAGGTAATCCAAGCCTAACCGCCCAAGAAGCTGAATATCACGGAATCGCATGGTCACTTTTCACCGCTAATACACTAGCCGCGATCATTTTCCTTCTATTAATATTCACAAGAAAAAAGTTCTTTCATGTATTTAAGGGAAAACCTGCTTCAGTGGGAAGCACGATTTTATGGGGTATCCTTGGCTTTTTCCTGGCACTCTTCGGACAAATGGCAGCGGCATTTATCGAACAACTAATCGGCATTGAGCCGGGTTCAGAAAACACAGCCTTTCTATCTGAAATCGCCAAGGTGTCTCCCATTATCATCATTTGCATCGTGTTCTTCGCACCGCTGTTAGAGGAAATTATTTTCAGAAGAGTAATCTTCGGAGGTCTTTATCAAAAAACCAATTTCATCATTGCCGCATTAATCAGCGGACTCATATTCGCAGCAGTACATGGTGAATTACAACATCTGCTCATTTACTTGGCACCAGGACTTGTTTTCTCTTTCGTTTACTATAAAACAAAAAGATTAATCACACCGATGATTTCACATTTATTAATGAACGGCCTCGTCGTCACGATTCAGCTAAATTACGAGAAACTTGAGCAACTACAAAATATGCATCAGTCATTCATTTCATTCCTATTAGGATGA
- the groES gene encoding co-chaperone GroES, producing the protein MLKPLGDRIVIELVEAEEKTASGIIVPDSAKEKPQEGKVIAAGTGRVLENGQRVDLEVKEGDKIIFSKYSGTEVKHEGNEYLILRESDVLAVIG; encoded by the coding sequence TTGTTGAAACCATTAGGTGACCGTATCGTAATCGAATTAGTAGAAGCGGAAGAAAAAACGGCGAGCGGCATTATTGTGCCAGATTCTGCGAAAGAAAAACCGCAAGAAGGTAAAGTAATTGCTGCTGGAACAGGGCGCGTTTTAGAAAATGGCCAACGTGTCGACTTAGAAGTAAAAGAAGGCGACAAGATTATCTTCTCAAAATACTCCGGAACTGAAGTTAAACATGAAGGTAATGAATATTTAATCCTGCGTGAAAGCGACGTTTTAGCTGTTATCGGTTAA